A genomic region of Elaeis guineensis isolate ETL-2024a chromosome 9, EG11, whole genome shotgun sequence contains the following coding sequences:
- the LOC105052122 gene encoding alpha carbonic anhydrase 1, chloroplastic: protein MTMAVKKIVFALILASVLVADADNNEHERVMFGYGGPTGPEKWANLNPDYELCSKGQHQSPINIDENEVAYNPGLEALERDYVPANATLVNNGYHVALLFDNNVGTVLVDGKNYSLKSVHWHSPSEHTIDGERFPVELHMVHMSDDGKAAVVAILYQYGRHDPLLVQIQKQLKEVDEEACRRDEEAHIPVGVVQTRALKRHTNKYYRYSGSLTTPPCTENVTWSILAKVREMTKEQAAALQAPLHQEYRNNSRPTQPLNHRVVQLYRESDKHDEKSL, encoded by the exons atgaCAATGGCAGTCAAGAAAATTGTCTTTGCACTGATATTAGCATCCGTTCTTGTAGCTGATGCTGATAACAACGAGCATG AAAGAGTTATGTTCGGATACGGTGGACCAACTGGCCCTGAGAAATGGGCAAACTTGAACCCTGACTATGAATTGTGCTCAAAAGGACAACACCAATCTCCGATCAACATTGATGAGAATGAAGTGGCTTATAACCCGGGTTTGGAAGCTCTGGAGAGGGATTATGTTCCTGCAAATGCCACCCTTGTTAACAATGGTTACCACGTTGCG CTGCTATTTGATAACAATGTGGGGACCGTGCTGGTAGATGGAAAGAACTATAGCCTGAAATCTGTGCATTGGCATTCACCTTCTGAGCACACCATTGATGGTGAACG ATTCCCTGTGGAGCTTCACATGGTCCACATGAGTGATGATGGAAAAGCTGCTGTAGTGGCAATTCTGTATCAGTATGGCCGTCATGACCCTTTACTTGTCCAG ATACAGAAGCAGCTAAAGGAAGTAGATGAGGAGGCCTGCAGAAGAGATGAAGAGGCACACATTCCGGTTGGAGTTGTGCAAACAAGGGCCCTGAAACGCCACACTAACAAGTACTACAGGTATTCTGGATCCCTCACCACACCGCCATGCACCGAGAATGTCACTTGGAGCATCCTTGCCAAG GTAAGAGAGATGACCAAGGAACAAGCAGCTGCTCTGCAGGCACCTCTGCATCAGGAGTACCGAAACAATTCGAGACCCACACAACCATTGAATCACAGGGTTGTGCAGCTCTATCGTGAATCAGACAAACATGATGAAAAGTCCCTCTAA
- the LOC105052121 gene encoding uncharacterized protein, with amino-acid sequence MHQVCGGGGEGKVACETLADGGGRPEAAATEDPDLPAESVRVRIGDEIDWTDLNVVYDRDDSTKGNTNPKSQNSNGKPPRSNSQRFSGNLKTKGPILGLPNKIQHSGYLGRSARRPANGRIFPKKKPPGGGGRKSAVPEEEPGSPKVSCFGKVLSERERQRCRQQGQRSTPAAAEEGEEKNSGCWASLAAVFRCGGVERAATVECVEESAASPPSGGGAAKGRGLPPPEMAAPGLGEMRRFASGRRLASWDGDLDLEADDGGHVAWSGPLDGEGMWARRSVGSLEDADRDWEGDGSASV; translated from the coding sequence ATGCATCAGGTGTGCGGTGGAGGCGGCGAGGGCAAGGTCGCCTGCGAGACCCTTGCCGACGGTGGAGGCCGGCCGGAGGCTGCGGCGACGGAGGACCCGGACCTTCCGGCGGAGTCGGTCCGGGTCCGGATCGGCGACGAGATCGACTGGACGGACTTGAACGTCGTTTACGATCGGGACGATTCGACGAAGGGAAACACCAATCCGAAGTCGCAAAACTCGAACGGTAAGCCGCCGAGGTCGAATTCGCAGCGGTTTTCCGGGAATTTGAAGACGAAGGGGCCGATCCTAGGGCTGCCAAACAAGATCCAACATTCCGGCTACCTCGGCCGCAGTGCGCGGCGTCCGGCGAATGGAAGGATCTTTCCCAAGAAGAAGCCGCCCGGTGGGGGCGGCCGGAAGTCGGCGGTGCCGGAGGAGGAGCCGGGGTCGCCGAAAGTGTCGTGCTTCGGGAAAGTTCTCTCCGAGAGGGAGCGACAGCGATGCCGACAGCAGGGTCAGCGGTCGActccggcggcggcggaggagggggaggaaaaGAATAGCGGGTGCTGGGCGAGCCTTGCGGCGGTGTTCAGATGCGGTGGGGTAGAACGGGCAGCGACGGTGGAGTGCGTGGAGGAGTCGGCGGCGTCGCCGCCGTCGGGCGGAGGTGCGGCGAAGGGGAGGGGGCTTCCACCGCCGGAGATGGCGGCCCCGGGGCTAGGGGAAATGAGGCGGTTCGCGTCGGGGCGGAGGCTGGCGTCGTGGGACGGTGATTTGGATCTGGAGGCGGATGACGGGGGACACGTGGCGTGGTCTGGGCCGTTGGATGGGGAGGGGATGTGGGCCCGGCGGTCGGTGGGTTCGTTGGAGGACGCAGACCGGGACTGGGAGGGCGACGGTTCGGCCTCCGTCTGA
- the LOC105052120 gene encoding uncharacterized protein At3g28850: MGCISSKLLATTNIDREIRFYGSKAAAGDCPNHVVSLTSSTYGVLNLDRNEAKGKEEEEEEEEEEAATKKWKRFSVPPIITPSKRRVLKEEPSEIINAWELMGDLDSEIPIWSSLKKSTKLHASVHLFSPTKFTASPKKQMKKCVGKENSPLGQGSERSDLDSNRILRPFSSSENMQWSGYSAIPNKITPINAKIQKSGRDSGVSGSRRSLSPLFDPELLDSFEKEHYEEREKIKNTVCPVRRDKKVHDADLLLRSFEEKCPTGGENVVVLYTTTLRGIRKTFEDCNAVRSTIESYNVKTVERDISMDSGYREELRLLMGNKEVRVPVLFVKGRLIGGAAEVLKLEEEGKLGLLLDGIPRAEVWCKGCGGVGFVMCVDCNGSCKVLGKEQKKMVRCGQCNENGLIRCPLCC, translated from the coding sequence ATGGGTTGCATCTCCTCCAAACTTCTGGCTACAACCAATATTGATCGAGAGATCCGATTCTATGGCAGCAAGGCGGCCGCCGGCGATTGCCCGAACCACGTTGTCTCGCTCACTTCGAGCACCTATGGAGTATTAAATCTCGACAGGAATGAAGCCAAGgggaaagaagaggaggaggaggaggaggaggaggaggctgcgaCCAAGAAATGGAAGAGATTTTCCGTTCCCCCTATCATCACTCCATCCAAGAGAAGGGTTCTTAAGGAAGAACCCTCAGAGATCATAAATGCATGGGAACTGATGGGGGATCTCGATAGCGAGATACCCATTTGGTCTTCATTGAAGAAATCCACGAAACTGCATGCCTCGGTGCATCTATTTTCTCCGACCAAGTTCACGGCATCACCCAAGAAGCAGATGAAGAAATGTGTAGGGAAGGAGAATAGCCCACTCGGCCAGGGTTCGGAAAGGTCGGATCTTGATTCCAATCGGATCTTGAGACCCTTCAGTTCCTCTGAAAATATGCAATGGTCTGGATATTCAGCAATTCCGAACAAGATCACTCCCATCAATGCCAAGATCCAAAAATCAGGGAGAGATTCTGGAGTTTCAGGGTCGAGACGGAGTCTTAGCCCATTATTTGATCCAGAGCTTCTTGATTCCTTTGAAAAAGAGCACTATGAAGAGCGGGAAAAGATCAAGAATACGGTATGTCCCGTTCGAAGAGATAAAAAAGTCCATGATGCAGATTTGCTGCTTCGGTCCTTTGAGGAGAAGTGCCCAACTGGTGGCGAGAACGTTGTGGTTTTGTATACGACAACGCTAAGGGGGATCAGGAAGACCTTTGAAGATTGCAATGCTGTAAGGTCCACAATCGAGTCTTACAATGTTAAGACTGTGGAGAGGGACATCTCGATGGATTCGGGATATAGAGAGGAACTGAGGTTGCTGATGGGGAACAAGGAGGTGAGAGTCCCTGTGCTTTTTGTTAAGGGAAGGTTGATTGGTGGCGCCGCAGAGGTCTTAAAGTTGGAAGAGGAAGGCAAGTTGGGGTTACTACTGGACGGCATCCCGAGGGCAGAGGTGTGGTGTAAGGGTTGTGGAGGGGTGGGATTTGTAATGTGCGTGGATTGCAATGGGAGCTGCAAGGTGTTGGGAAAAGAGCAGAAGAAGATGGTGAGGTGTGGACAATGCAATGAGAATGGACTGATTCGCTGCCCGCTATGCTGCTAG